From Roseateles sp. SL47:
TCGATGAGTTTCCCCGTTACGAGGCGCTGACGGAGCTGCTGATGGCCTATGTGGAGGCCTGTCCCAATCTGGTGTCGGTGCGCTCCATCGGCAAGAGCCACGAGGGGCGCGACATCTGGGCCGTCATCGTGACCAACACCGCCACAGGTGCGGACGTGGACAAGCCCGCCTTCTGGATGGATGGCAACATCCACGCGTCCGAGCTGGCTGCCTGCACCACCTGTCTCTATTACCTGCACCACGTGGTGAGCCGGTACGGTGAGGATGCACAGGTGACGCGGCTGCTGGACACCCGCACCCTCTACCTCGTGCCACGGCTCAATCCGGACGGGGCCGAGCTGGCGCTGGCGGACCGGCCGCGCCACATTCGTTCGTCCACCCGGCCTTATCCCTACGATGAAGAGCCGGTGGATGGTCTCACCATCGAGGACATCGATGGCGATGGCCGCATCCTGACCATGCGGGTGCGAGATCCCCATGGTGGCTTCAAGAAGCATCCGGACGAGCCGCGTTTGATGGTGCCGCGCGAGCCCGGGGAGTTCGGCGGCGAGTATTACCGGCTCATGCCGGAAGGCGTGCTGCTCAACCACGACGGGCTCACCATCAAGGTCAACAAGGACGTGGAGGGCCTGGACCTCAACCGCAACTTCCCCGCCGGCTGGCGGCAGGAGTTCGAGCAGCCGGGCGCCGGCCCCTATCCGGCCAGTGAGCCCGAAGTGCGGGCCATGGTGGACTTCCTGGTCAGCCATCCCAACATTGGCGCGGCCATCAGCTTCCACACCTACAGCGGCGTCATCCTGCGCCCTTGCGGCACTCGCTCGGACGACGACATGCCGCCCGAAGACCTCTGGACCTTCCAGCGCTTCTCCGCCCTGGGTGAGAAACACACCGGCTATCCGGTGGTGAGCATCTGGCATGAGTTCAAGTACCACCCCAAGGAGGTCGTCACCGGTACGCAGGACTGGGTGTATGAGCACCTGGGTGCGTTGTTCTGGGTGGTGGAGCTGTGGTCGCCCAACAAGGAGGCCGGTGTGACCGGCTACAAGTGGATCGACTGGTTCCGCGACCATCCGGTGGAGGACGACCTGAAGCTGCTGAAGTGGAGTGATGAGGCCTGCGGCGGCCAGGCCCATGTGGACTGGAAGCCCTTCCTGCACCCGCAGCTGGGCGCGATCGAGATTGGCGGCTGGGACAAGATGAACTACTGGCGCAACCCGCCGCCGCATCTGCGCGAACGCGAGGCGGCGCGCTTCCCGGCCTGGATGACGCAGATCGCCTTGAGCCTGCCCCGGCTGGAGCTGCTGCGCACGGAGGTGCGGGCCCTGGGCCAGGACACCTGGCGAGTGCGGCTGGCGGTGGCCAACAGCGGCTGGCTGCCCGCCTATGTCACCAAGCAGGCGTTGGCCCGCAAGCAGGTGCGTGGCGTGATCTTCGAGATCCATCTCCCGCAGGATCCGGACATCAGCCTTGTCACTGGCAAGCCGCGCATGGAGGGGCCGCATCTGGAAGGGCATGCGCCCCGCCAGTCGCAACTGTCCTTCCTGCCGGAGGACGACATCACGGGCGACCGCGCCGTGGGCGAATGGGTGGTGCGTGCGCCGCAGGGCACGCGGCTGCATCTGTCCGCCACGGCGGACCGCGCAGGCACGGTGAGGACCGACGTGACGCTGGATTGAACGCGACGCTGTGGATCAGTGCCGCGGTTCGGTCTTGTCCTGCTCGGCGGCCGTCAGCACGGCTTCTCGCCACAGGCGAGCGGGGATGAAGGTGCGAAGCTGTTCCATGGCCCGTTCAATGAGCTTGGGATGCAGTTCGTGGCCCACATGCGGCAGCACGTCCGCCGTGATGTCGGCACCCAGGGACACCAGTTCCTGGGCGGCGCTCAGCAGGGGCGCGTAGGGCAGTTCGGTGTCGTCCTTGCCGTGCAGCAGGTGGATGCAGACTTCCTGCGGTGCATGTTGCGGCCAGTAGGCATAACTGCCGGCAAAGGCCAGCACACGGCCGGCCAGGGCTTCTTCCTGCTGGAGGGCTTCGAGCGCCAGCATGGCGCCTTGCGAAAAACCGCCCAGCGCCACACGGTCCCAGGTGAGACCGAACTGGTCCGCCCACTGCCGCACCAGCGCCACCAGCGACGGCACGGCAGCGGAGAGCTGCAAGGCTTGCAGCGTTTCGTCCCCGTGCTCCGAGAACCACTGGAAGCCCGCACCACCGCCGGGGATGCCGTCAAAAGGCTCGAAGCCATCTGGCATCACCAGTGCGGCGCGCGGATATTGGCGGTGCAGGGCCTCGGCCAGCGGGCGCATCTGTTCGCCATTGGCGCCAGCGCCGTGCAGCAGCACAAATAGCAGTTCGGGAGGGCCGTCCTGGGGCACCAGGACATGGGCAGTCTGAGTCATGGCGCAATTGTCGCGCGATCGATCGGTTCGCGCTGCGGCGCTGGTGCTTGCCCACATCCTTGGCGGGGGGCTGAATGCCTCAGAGGGGCGAGGGGCCGGTGTTGCTGGAGGAGGTTTGCGCAGCATCAATCAACTGCAGCGCCTCACGAATGTCGTCCTCCCGCGTCGGACGGACCAGACGTTCCACCTCACGGCCGTCCTTCATGAAGATCAGCGTCGGCCACAGCCTGACCTTGAACGAACGGCCCAGCGCCTGACCCTTGCCGTCCTCCACCTTGATGTGACGGACCTTGGGATGGTCGCCCTCGAAGGCGGCTTCCAGCAGCGGCTGAACCCCGATGCAGTGCGGGCACCACGGGGCGCCAAACTCCAGTAGCAAGGGGCCTTCCTGAGACAGGCTGTCCACCGCTTCACGCAGCGGTTCGGTGAGAGCGTAGTGAGGATTCATCGGCATTTGGCGTCTCCTTGACGATGTGTCAGCCCGGCGCAGCGACCGTCCGCAGGCCCAGCTCGAACACCACGCCATCTGGCAGATTGCGCGCCAGGATGGTGCCATCCATCTTGGCCAGATAGGTCTTGGCGACAAACAGCCCCTGGCCCCGGCGTTCCCCGTTGGCCTGGGGTTCGACATCCGACACGCCGTATTCAAAGATCTTGTCCAGCAGCGCCGGATCGATCTGCG
This genomic window contains:
- a CDS encoding M14 family metallopeptidase → MSMTALPTPRFDEFPRYEALTELLMAYVEACPNLVSVRSIGKSHEGRDIWAVIVTNTATGADVDKPAFWMDGNIHASELAACTTCLYYLHHVVSRYGEDAQVTRLLDTRTLYLVPRLNPDGAELALADRPRHIRSSTRPYPYDEEPVDGLTIEDIDGDGRILTMRVRDPHGGFKKHPDEPRLMVPREPGEFGGEYYRLMPEGVLLNHDGLTIKVNKDVEGLDLNRNFPAGWRQEFEQPGAGPYPASEPEVRAMVDFLVSHPNIGAAISFHTYSGVILRPCGTRSDDDMPPEDLWTFQRFSALGEKHTGYPVVSIWHEFKYHPKEVVTGTQDWVYEHLGALFWVVELWSPNKEAGVTGYKWIDWFRDHPVEDDLKLLKWSDEACGGQAHVDWKPFLHPQLGAIEIGGWDKMNYWRNPPPHLREREAARFPAWMTQIALSLPRLELLRTEVRALGQDTWRVRLAVANSGWLPAYVTKQALARKQVRGVIFEIHLPQDPDISLVTGKPRMEGPHLEGHAPRQSQLSFLPEDDITGDRAVGEWVVRAPQGTRLHLSATADRAGTVRTDVTLD
- a CDS encoding thioredoxin family protein → MPMNPHYALTEPLREAVDSLSQEGPLLLEFGAPWCPHCIGVQPLLEAAFEGDHPKVRHIKVEDGKGQALGRSFKVRLWPTLIFMKDGREVERLVRPTREDDIREALQLIDAAQTSSSNTGPSPL
- the ypfH gene encoding esterase, giving the protein MTQTAHVLVPQDGPPELLFVLLHGAGANGEQMRPLAEALHRQYPRAALVMPDGFEPFDGIPGGGAGFQWFSEHGDETLQALQLSAAVPSLVALVRQWADQFGLTWDRVALGGFSQGAMLALEALQQEEALAGRVLAFAGSYAYWPQHAPQEVCIHLLHGKDDTELPYAPLLSAAQELVSLGADITADVLPHVGHELHPKLIERAMEQLRTFIPARLWREAVLTAAEQDKTEPRH